The sequence CAGGCCCGTTGTTGAGTAACCGCAGGCGTTGCAGACGGTAACCGCCGGGGTGTAGCTCCAGTAGACGAGCTGGGTTCTCATGAGCCTCTTCGTGAGCCTGGCTAACGCCTCCGGATCCGGCTCCTCGCCGAGGAATATGTGCATCATAACTCCACCCGTGAAGCTCCTCTGGACCTTCTCCTCTACGCGTATTCTGTCGGCCAGCTCAAGGGAACCGTAGTAGGGAGCTATACTGGTGGAGTAAATCGGGTTCTCCGGGTCGCTGAGGTACTCCCTAAGCTCCGGGAACTCGCAAAGGTCCTTTATAGCGAGCTTCGCTGCGGCGCTCTCGCCAGGGACCTCCTCCACGTTCCAGGGCGTCCCGCTCTCGCGCATCCACTCCCTCGCCTTTGCTGTCGCGAACTCGACCATCTCCTTCATCAGCTCCGCCGCTTTCATCCACTCCTTTCTCGTCCCTTCCTCCCAGAGCCTCGGCTCGTTGAGGTAAATGGCAACCGCTTCTGGAAGGCCGAGGATTCCGACGGTGTTGAAGTGGCTGCCCGGGAACTCCCCGAGGTAGAGGTGAATCATGCTGTACACCTGCCCGTAAGAGGTAATCAGCCTCACGTAGCGCTCCCTGAACCAGTCGGTTGTGGCTCTAACAACGTCAAGAACCCTCTCGTACTCCTCCCAGAACCTGTCATCATCTCCTTTGGCCTTCAAAGCCAGCCTCGGGAGGTTCACGGTCGTAACGTTCACCGAGCCCGTGACGTCGGGCATCGCCCAGAGTCCGCCGAAGCGCTGCCTCTCAACTTCTTTAAGCCACTGCTCTTTGGTATCTTCTGCATTGAAGCCAAAAGCGTACATAAACTCACTTTTGTCGATATTCAGGCGGCAGCACATCGCATAGCTCGCGTTCGGGTCAACGACGTTCGTGTTCAACCAGTAGAAGCTCCCGCGCTTCGATGCAGTTTTAAAGACAGCCTCAAAGATCTCCGGGTCGTCCCAGAGCATCTTGGCGGTCACCATCAGCGTTGGAATCGGGAATGTGAAGGGCTGGCCGAGCGCGTCCCCTTCCCTAAGAACCTCCGTTAGGGCTATGAAGAACTCCTTCGCCTCCTTCTCGTACTCGCCGAGCGGTTCGACTTTCTCTCCAGCATAAACCGCGTGGTCGCCATCAAGCATCCTCTTTGGAGCATCCAAAGTTACGGTGAAGTTCGTGAAAGGAGTTTGAAGGCCAATTCTCGTTGGATAGTTGAGGTTGTAAACCAGCCTCTGAATCCCCTGTCTGATTTTACGCCTGTCAATACCGTCTTTCCTAATAAATGGGCCAGCATACCACTCGACCGAGCTCAGGGCCTGGGCGCCGCTGAAGTAGTGCTGCATCGTTATGAGGTAGTTCGCTATGTGGTCGACGTAGGTGTCGAAGTGCCTGGCCGGTCGGGAGACTATGGTCGGCGTCTTGAGGCCCTTTTCGAGCAACCTCGCCGTGCTGTGGCCTGTGCAATAGGGAATGTAGAGGCTGTAGGGGAGCTTGTGAATGTATATATCCCCCGAAAAGTGTGCCTCTCTGCCTTCCCTTGGCACGAGGGAGATGCTCTCCTTCAATGCCTCCTCCATCACGTAGGCGAAGAAGCCCGTCGGCCCGGGGTATCTGTTGGCGTTTTCCAACACATCCAAGCTATCCCAGCTGGTATATTCTTGGATTATGTCCTTTTTCGTTGTTTCCATTCTTATCACCTAATTGGATATTTTATCCAATACTAAAAAGCCTCCCTGGAGTCTAAAATGGTTACTGTTTACCATGACGGATAGTTGGCAAAAGCGTGCTAAATAAAAGTTAAAATGACAGGTATGCTTAAAAATCTAATGAAAAATATGTATAAAACATCAGACTCTGATTTCACTCTTTTCTAAATGTATAATGTAGCTCGTCCGAATTTTAGCATTTTGTCAATTAATTCATTCAGTTCTGGACATCGAATTTAAGTGTAGTAATTTCAAAAGGTTTAACCTCAAAGTTCCACTCTTCCAAGGGCCTCTCTAAGAGGTTCACCTTGTAAACCCCTGTATAATCGAAGTTCCTCTTCATTGTAGATTTTGTCTCCTTGCCTAACGTCTCAAAGAACCTAAGGACAATTCCTTCTTTGCTCTTCCTGAAAGCTGTCATTACCAGATTATCATCAAGCTCAAGAGCCCAGTCCCTCTCAGGCAGCTCTCCAACACCGTGTTGAACGAATACAGGAGCGTTGTGGGAATAGGCGAGCTTTGGAATGTCGTTCTCCTTCCAGCTTCCCTTGTATGGAACCAGTGCGTATCTGAACTCGTGCTCCCCGATCATCAGGGCGTTCGGAGTGTACCTCCTCCAAGAAACCAGGTCAACGCTTCTCAGGAGGGTCATCTTTATTATTCCCTCCTC is a genomic window of Thermococcus guaymasensis DSM 11113 containing:
- a CDS encoding anaerobic ribonucleoside triphosphate reductase, with translation METTKKDIIQEYTSWDSLDVLENANRYPGPTGFFAYVMEEALKESISLVPREGREAHFSGDIYIHKLPYSLYIPYCTGHSTARLLEKGLKTPTIVSRPARHFDTYVDHIANYLITMQHYFSGAQALSSVEWYAGPFIRKDGIDRRKIRQGIQRLVYNLNYPTRIGLQTPFTNFTVTLDAPKRMLDGDHAVYAGEKVEPLGEYEKEAKEFFIALTEVLREGDALGQPFTFPIPTLMVTAKMLWDDPEIFEAVFKTASKRGSFYWLNTNVVDPNASYAMCCRLNIDKSEFMYAFGFNAEDTKEQWLKEVERQRFGGLWAMPDVTGSVNVTTVNLPRLALKAKGDDDRFWEEYERVLDVVRATTDWFRERYVRLITSYGQVYSMIHLYLGEFPGSHFNTVGILGLPEAVAIYLNEPRLWEEGTRKEWMKAAELMKEMVEFATAKAREWMRESGTPWNVEEVPGESAAAKLAIKDLCEFPELREYLSDPENPIYSTSIAPYYGSLELADRIRVEEKVQRSFTGGVMMHIFLGEEPDPEALARLTKRLMRTQLVYWSYTPAVTVCNACGYSTTGLHTHCPRCGSENVEIWSRIIGYYRPLKNWNPFRKKEFWTRRHYSS